Proteins encoded within one genomic window of Elephas maximus indicus isolate mEleMax1 chromosome 21, mEleMax1 primary haplotype, whole genome shotgun sequence:
- the CLDN22 gene encoding claudin-22 produces the protein MSLVFRTVAQLAGISLSLLGWVLSCLTNYLPHWKNLNLELNEMENWTMGLWQTCVIQEEGGMECKDFDSFLALPAELRFSRVLMFLSNGLGFLGLLVSGFGLDCLRIGERQQDLKKRLLILGGVLFWTSGITALAPVSWVAHITVQEFWDETIPEIVPRWEFGEALFIGWFAGFFLVLGGSLLNYAACLAQAPPASGHYAAAEAQDHCQQLEMKNTNVKI, from the coding sequence ATGTCCTTGGTATTTAGAACTGTGGCACAATTAGCTGGGATTTCATTGTCTTTGCTGGGATGGGTTTTATCCTGTCTTACCAATTACCTGCCACATTGGAAGAACCTCAATCTGGagttaaatgagatggagaattGGACAATGGGACTCTGGCAAACCTGTGTCATCCAGGAGGAAGGCGGGATGGAATGCAAGGACTTTGATTCTTTCTTGGCTTTGCCTGCTGAACTCAGGTTCTCCAGGGTTTTGATGTTTCTGTCAAATGGGCTTGGATTTCTGGGCCTGCTGGTCTCCGGGTTTGGCCTAGACTGCCTGAGAATTGGAGAGAGACAGCAAGATCTCAAGAAGCGACTGCTAATTCTAGGAGGAGTCCTGTTCTGGACCTCAGGGATCACAGCCCTTGCTCCAGTCTCCTGGGTCGCCCACATCACGGTTCAGGAATTTTGGGACGAGACCATTCCTGAGATTGTCCCCAGGTGGGAGTTTGGGGAAGCCCTCTTTATTGGCTGGTTTGCTGGATTTTTTCTTGTGCTAGGAGGGTCTCTGCTTAACTATGCAGCCTGCTTAGCACAAGCCCCTCCAGCTTCGGGCCACTACGCAGCAGCAGAAGCCCAAGACCATTGCCAACAACTagagatgaagaacaccaacgtgAAAATCTAA